A single genomic interval of Desulfovermiculus halophilus DSM 18834 harbors:
- a CDS encoding metallophosphoesterase family protein, with the protein MRLAIISDIHGNLEAFRQVLKDISWQNVDGCYFLGDAISYGPEPDGCVRLLQKENIPCILGNHELALIRPEAKAYFNRTTRDHFAQTEALLSEHSRKFISTWPVARQEHDMLLVHGCPPDSVTTYLFELDEHGLFQVLRDMNTRTAFVGHTHELRMIQSNGQDLLQQDMSEGTYPLSADKALINVGSVGQPRDGDNRAKYVLWDPVKRWVEVRCVPYDIAQTAQKILDLGFPRFYADRLW; encoded by the coding sequence ATGAGACTGGCCATCATTTCCGATATCCACGGCAACCTGGAGGCCTTCCGCCAGGTCCTGAAGGACATCTCCTGGCAAAACGTTGACGGATGCTACTTCCTGGGAGATGCCATAAGCTATGGGCCTGAACCCGATGGCTGCGTCCGGCTTTTGCAGAAGGAAAACATCCCGTGCATTCTGGGCAATCACGAGCTGGCCCTGATCCGGCCCGAAGCCAAGGCCTATTTCAACCGGACCACCAGGGACCATTTTGCCCAAACCGAGGCCCTGCTTTCCGAGCATTCCCGGAAATTCATCTCCACCTGGCCGGTGGCCCGGCAGGAACACGACATGCTCCTGGTCCACGGCTGTCCGCCTGATTCCGTGACCACGTACCTCTTTGAGCTCGACGAGCATGGGCTCTTTCAGGTCTTGCGGGATATGAACACGAGAACAGCCTTTGTGGGCCACACCCATGAGCTCCGCATGATCCAAAGCAATGGCCAAGACCTGCTTCAGCAAGACATGTCTGAAGGCACATATCCCCTGTCCGCAGACAAGGCCCTGATCAATGTCGGAAGTGTCGGACAACCCAGAGACGGTGACAACCGGGCCAAGTATGTGCTCTGGGACCCGGTCAAGAGGTGGGTAGAGGTTCGCTGTGTGCCCTATGACATTGCCCAAACTGCTCAAAAGATTCTGGACCTGGGCTTTCCCAGATTCTACGCCGACCGGCTGTGGTGA
- a CDS encoding methylenetetrahydrofolate reductase yields MRIPQILANRNGKPTLSFEFFRPKTEKAAQNFEATMDTLGESNPDYVTVTFGAGGSSREGSFELVDKLKNKRGYEVVAYIAGVGLGPQDLTSILDRYMDLGVENIFAIRGDEPKGDAAFQPDPQALPHASDLISFIKDRYDVSVGAAGYPEGHLEAESLDTDIDYVKLKQDCGAQYIVAQFFYTNQDFYNFVQRCRDKGVSVPILPGIMPIYSHGMIKALSQVCGAAIPQEMQQALSEIPEEDKEAVVEYGIDYATRQCEDLLKNKVTGLHFYTMNRAKSVDAVVKNLRRQGLL; encoded by the coding sequence ATGCGAATTCCCCAAATCCTGGCCAACCGAAACGGGAAACCTACCCTGTCCTTTGAGTTCTTTCGCCCCAAAACCGAGAAGGCGGCCCAGAACTTTGAGGCCACCATGGACACCCTGGGCGAATCCAATCCGGATTATGTAACCGTAACCTTTGGGGCCGGCGGCTCCTCCCGCGAGGGGTCCTTCGAGCTGGTGGACAAGCTGAAGAACAAACGCGGATATGAGGTCGTGGCCTATATCGCCGGAGTGGGCCTGGGTCCGCAGGATCTGACCTCGATTCTGGACAGGTACATGGACCTGGGGGTGGAAAACATCTTTGCCATCCGCGGGGACGAACCCAAGGGGGACGCGGCCTTTCAGCCCGATCCCCAAGCCCTGCCCCATGCCTCGGACTTGATTTCCTTTATCAAGGATCGGTATGACGTATCAGTGGGGGCCGCCGGGTACCCTGAGGGTCATCTGGAGGCCGAGAGCCTGGACACGGACATCGACTACGTCAAGCTGAAGCAGGATTGCGGGGCACAATACATTGTGGCCCAGTTCTTTTACACCAATCAGGACTTTTACAACTTTGTCCAGCGCTGCCGGGACAAGGGGGTGAGTGTTCCCATCCTGCCCGGGATCATGCCCATCTACAGCCACGGGATGATCAAAGCCCTGTCCCAGGTCTGCGGAGCAGCCATCCCCCAGGAAATGCAGCAGGCATTGTCCGAGATCCCTGAAGAGGACAAGGAGGCGGTGGTTGAATACGGCATCGACTATGCCACCAGACAGTGCGAAGACCTCCTGAAAAACAAAGTGACCGGACTGCATTTCTATACCATGAACCGGGCCAAATCCGTGGACGCTGTGGTCAAGAATCTGCGGCGTCAGGGACTTTTGTAA
- a CDS encoding 5'-nucleotidase, lipoprotein e(P4) family: protein MGNLNSLITIFTGGHIMRKRLHLSPFGAIAILSALLLATAGFTPAAKAQSDSQDKVCKQYEFAMGLRYQQKSAEIDALQHQAFNLARMKLDSKIAAHDGDEKLAIVTDVDETLIDNSPLLVRDMRNCHTFTTWDTWGHWEREGVPTLNPGAKAFLDHVDRKGVAIFYVSNRFGANKPDTIRTLQDLGLPQVSKDSVMLWSEGNPKTKRRAKVRENHKIVLLLGDTLADFSGMFEGSLQEQCTAVQENAAKFGTDWIVFPNATYGDWTEAELEGWDAPMKIAE, encoded by the coding sequence ATGGGCAACCTCAATTCTCTCATCACAATTTTCACCGGAGGTCATATTATGCGTAAAAGATTGCATCTCAGCCCTTTCGGCGCAATCGCTATTCTCAGCGCTCTCTTGCTGGCCACAGCCGGATTCACCCCTGCGGCGAAGGCCCAGTCCGACAGTCAGGACAAGGTGTGCAAGCAGTACGAGTTTGCAATGGGGCTGCGGTATCAGCAGAAATCCGCTGAAATCGACGCCCTGCAGCATCAGGCATTCAATCTCGCGCGCATGAAGCTAGACAGCAAGATCGCCGCCCATGACGGCGATGAGAAGCTCGCGATCGTTACCGACGTGGACGAAACACTCATCGACAACAGCCCGCTTCTGGTCCGCGATATGCGCAACTGCCATACCTTTACGACCTGGGACACCTGGGGGCATTGGGAGCGCGAAGGGGTGCCCACGCTCAATCCGGGAGCCAAAGCGTTCCTGGACCACGTGGACCGCAAGGGTGTGGCCATCTTCTATGTCTCGAACCGCTTCGGAGCGAACAAGCCGGATACGATCCGGACCCTCCAAGACCTGGGACTGCCGCAGGTATCCAAGGACAGCGTGATGCTTTGGAGCGAGGGGAATCCGAAGACGAAGCGGCGGGCCAAGGTTCGCGAAAACCATAAGATCGTGCTGCTGCTCGGGGACACGCTGGCCGATTTCTCGGGTATGTTCGAAGGGTCTCTGCAGGAACAGTGCACGGCGGTGCAAGAGAATGCGGCCAAATTCGGGACTGACTGGATCGTCTTCCCGAACGCCACTTACGGAGACTGGACCGAAGCCGAGCTGGAAGGATGGGACGCCCCGATGAAGATCGCTGAGTAG
- a CDS encoding MBL fold metallo-hydrolase: MTHLSFEEDVGCLSSKASVFGTSLPVWTYWLDGLLIDAGPYSLGRDLIPLYRKLHIQQVALTHYHEDHSGLAACVQNEKHAPVHMPSRFKHLADKPARLPVYRRLFWGKRPAFTAHPLSQSISTGRYRFQVIPAPGHTQDHVVFWEPNCGWLFSGDVFVRSRPELSLYEEDMSGLIQTLQVMAGLDFDTLFCSHAGPQREGKRLLVQKLEYLLHIQDKARQLHEQGWPSRQIARTIFPKKRFVEYISRGEWSRENLVKSLL; encoded by the coding sequence ATGACCCATTTGAGCTTTGAAGAGGATGTCGGCTGCCTGAGCAGCAAGGCGTCTGTGTTCGGGACCTCTCTACCGGTTTGGACCTACTGGCTGGACGGTTTGTTGATTGACGCCGGCCCATACTCCCTGGGCCGGGATCTCATCCCCCTGTATCGCAAGCTGCACATTCAGCAGGTGGCCCTGACCCACTACCACGAAGATCATTCCGGGCTCGCGGCCTGTGTGCAGAACGAAAAACACGCGCCTGTCCATATGCCCTCCCGGTTCAAACATCTGGCTGACAAGCCGGCCCGGCTGCCTGTATACAGACGACTCTTCTGGGGCAAACGACCTGCTTTTACGGCCCATCCCCTTTCCCAGTCCATCAGCACCGGACGGTATCGGTTTCAGGTCATCCCTGCGCCCGGGCATACCCAGGATCATGTCGTGTTTTGGGAGCCAAATTGTGGCTGGCTGTTCAGCGGGGATGTCTTTGTTCGCTCCAGGCCTGAACTCAGCTTATATGAAGAAGATATGTCCGGGTTGATCCAGACCCTGCAAGTCATGGCTGGTCTGGATTTTGACACCCTTTTTTGCAGTCACGCCGGGCCGCAGCGCGAGGGGAAAAGACTTTTAGTCCAAAAGCTGGAATATTTGCTGCACATCCAGGACAAGGCCAGACAGCTGCATGAACAGGGGTGGCCAAGCAGGCAAATTGCCCGCACAATCTTTCCCAAAAAACGGTTTGTCGAATACATCTCCAGAGGCGAATGGAGCAGGGAGAACCTTGTAAAAAGCCTGCTGTAG
- a CDS encoding amidohydrolase family protein: MPTPAVIDAHAHCGCLDQCPPQAIEDYLRELAGTGIQGAALFSPVDEIYDRSDPFFADSPEWRSRRKASNAYLLTLDPQDLTVYPYFFIWNDFAVEQLTPRHRGIKWHRHPDEPEYAYQDPRCRRALEVIRDRSLPVVLEEELENTLYFIRELAAGVPVIIPHLGLLNGGFHALARAGIWDLDNVWADSALASEQTIAEYIRRYGPDKLLFGSDFPFGSPGSELSKIRNLDAAPEVKESVLGKNFLRLQGRVEG; this comes from the coding sequence ATGCCGACCCCAGCCGTAATAGACGCTCATGCCCACTGCGGATGCCTGGACCAATGCCCGCCCCAGGCCATTGAGGACTACCTCCGGGAGCTTGCCGGCACCGGCATTCAGGGCGCGGCCCTTTTTTCCCCGGTTGACGAAATCTACGACCGCTCCGATCCCTTTTTTGCGGACAGCCCTGAGTGGAGGTCCAGAAGAAAGGCCAGCAATGCCTATCTGCTGACCCTGGATCCGCAGGATCTGACTGTGTATCCCTACTTCTTCATCTGGAATGATTTTGCCGTTGAACAGCTCACCCCCAGGCACCGGGGGATCAAATGGCACCGGCATCCGGATGAGCCGGAGTACGCCTACCAGGATCCAAGATGCCGCCGGGCCCTGGAGGTAATCAGAGACCGAAGCTTGCCTGTGGTCCTGGAGGAGGAGCTTGAGAATACGCTGTACTTCATTCGGGAGCTGGCGGCGGGGGTGCCGGTAATCATTCCTCATCTGGGCCTTTTAAACGGCGGATTCCATGCCCTGGCCCGGGCCGGGATATGGGACCTGGACAATGTGTGGGCGGATTCGGCCCTGGCCTCAGAGCAGACCATTGCGGAGTATATCCGGCGGTATGGTCCTGACAAGCTGCTCTTCGGCTCTGACTTTCCTTTCGGCTCTCCGGGTAGTGAGCTGAGCAAGATCCGGAACCTGGATGCTGCTCCTGAAGTGAAGGAATCTGTTCTGGGCAAGAACTTTCTTCGCCTGCAAGGGCGGGTAGAGGGATGA
- a CDS encoding SphA family protein: MKIKTGCIMFLACCALYACASQAWAYNQNPNLDIGSTNIMGAVIAPPGLHLLNYMAYYTADDLKDSEGNNLPGDNELDVMVYTPQLIYSPDLDLPRDLRVGLSAMLPLQDIHMDSSIGLQENRNILGDLAIGPFIGSAIPLREGFTLHWFFELDTYLPIGDYDSDKALNPSANYITLTPFLSLTLQMPNDFALSTRQFFSYNFENNDFVHQGVKGDLQAGPLYHFNYSISKALPVIDPQFRIALVGYYLEQLSNDEFEGRDIPGSKERVFGIGPGISWVHKGVFLGLKSHFETSAENRPQGIKTFFQIRFSF; encoded by the coding sequence ATGAAGATCAAAACCGGCTGCATCATGTTTTTGGCCTGCTGCGCCCTGTATGCCTGCGCATCCCAGGCATGGGCCTACAACCAGAATCCAAACCTCGATATCGGGAGCACCAATATCATGGGGGCGGTCATAGCCCCGCCCGGCCTGCATCTGCTCAACTACATGGCCTATTACACCGCCGACGATCTCAAGGACAGTGAAGGCAACAACCTTCCCGGGGACAATGAGCTCGATGTCATGGTCTACACCCCTCAGCTCATCTACAGTCCTGACCTTGATTTGCCCCGGGATTTGCGGGTGGGCCTCTCGGCCATGCTTCCCCTGCAGGACATCCATATGGATTCGAGCATCGGCCTGCAGGAAAACCGGAATATCCTTGGGGACCTGGCGATTGGCCCCTTTATCGGCAGCGCCATCCCCCTGAGGGAAGGGTTTACTTTGCACTGGTTCTTTGAGCTGGACACCTATCTGCCCATTGGGGACTACGACTCAGACAAGGCCTTGAACCCCTCCGCAAACTACATAACCTTGACCCCATTTCTGTCCCTGACCCTGCAGATGCCCAATGATTTTGCTCTCAGCACGCGCCAGTTCTTTTCCTATAATTTTGAGAACAATGACTTCGTGCATCAAGGTGTTAAAGGCGATCTTCAGGCCGGTCCCCTGTATCATTTTAACTACTCCATAAGTAAGGCCCTGCCTGTGATTGATCCCCAATTCCGGATTGCCCTCGTCGGTTACTACCTGGAGCAGCTATCCAACGATGAGTTCGAGGGCCGGGACATCCCCGGATCCAAGGAAAGGGTCTTTGGGATAGGGCCGGGTATCAGCTGGGTGCACAAGGGCGTATTCCTTGGGCTCAAGTCCCATTTTGAAACCAGCGCTGAAAATCGCCCCCAGGGGATAAAGACCTTTTTCCAGATTCGATTCTCATTTTGA
- a CDS encoding nitroreductase codes for MSIRKFTSDPVPREQVAAILELACRAPSAMNTQPWEFVVLTGDVLERIKKENVRLVREQAQSNPDHSAVGWPKDSIFRKRQVDLAKELFRLMDIAREDTDKRQAWTERGFRFFDAPVAVLLCVDSVLQGDGPLLDIGAVMQNICLAAVDLGLGTCIEDQGVMYPDMLREHTGISRDKRIIISIALGYPDWEFPANQLVTPRVEVDECTTWLGKG; via the coding sequence ATGAGCATTAGAAAGTTCACATCCGATCCGGTCCCCCGGGAGCAAGTGGCCGCGATCCTGGAGCTGGCCTGCCGGGCTCCTTCGGCCATGAATACACAGCCCTGGGAGTTTGTGGTCCTCACCGGGGATGTTCTGGAACGAATCAAGAAAGAGAATGTCCGTCTGGTCCGGGAGCAGGCCCAGAGCAACCCGGACCATTCTGCCGTGGGCTGGCCCAAGGACAGTATCTTTCGGAAGCGGCAGGTGGATCTGGCCAAGGAGCTGTTTCGGCTGATGGATATCGCCAGAGAGGATACGGACAAGCGCCAGGCCTGGACTGAACGGGGGTTCCGGTTCTTCGACGCCCCGGTGGCTGTTCTTCTCTGTGTGGACAGCGTGCTCCAGGGAGATGGGCCGCTACTGGACATCGGGGCGGTGATGCAGAATATCTGCCTGGCGGCTGTGGACTTGGGCCTGGGCACCTGCATCGAGGATCAGGGGGTGATGTATCCGGACATGCTGCGGGAGCACACCGGCATCAGCCGGGATAAGCGGATCATCATCTCCATCGCCCTGGGCTATCCGGACTGGGAGTTTCCGGCCAATCAGCTGGTCACTCCCCGAGTGGAGGTGGATGAGTGCACCACCTGGCTGGGAAAGGGATAG
- a CDS encoding glucosaminidase domain-containing protein gives MPKKMSRLAAFILCATVLLFSCQQDRESPGAEPDQLIGQVQLPGLDGEKPETNDQPPPGSSSEQVQDSSCALPSVPDQLDTELPDFSKYRDVEKKKQHFFDFLRPIVRAENRKVLKERIVVLAGWKRFEQGKELSAKRRAKLNALARKYRVDAEHADGKRFFRQLLMHVDKVPVPLALVQAAKESGWGTSYFARKGNNLFGQWCFSQGCGLVPRRRPQGANYEVQSFEDVSESVQSYIHNLNSNPAYEELRKLRYRMRLAGKDPDAQLMAEGLENYSQVGRQYIEAVQKMIRGNEKFLGIHGSIAAS, from the coding sequence ATGCCCAAGAAGATGAGCCGTCTTGCAGCGTTCATTTTGTGTGCGACGGTGCTGCTGTTTTCCTGTCAGCAGGATAGAGAATCTCCTGGTGCAGAACCAGACCAGCTTATCGGACAGGTTCAGCTTCCAGGTCTGGATGGTGAAAAGCCGGAGACCAACGATCAGCCGCCGCCGGGCTCAAGTTCGGAGCAAGTCCAAGACAGCTCTTGCGCCCTGCCCTCTGTCCCGGATCAGCTGGACACGGAGCTGCCGGATTTCTCGAAATACAGGGATGTAGAGAAGAAAAAACAGCATTTTTTTGATTTCCTGCGGCCCATTGTGCGGGCCGAAAACCGGAAAGTGCTCAAGGAGCGGATTGTCGTGCTGGCCGGCTGGAAACGCTTTGAGCAGGGGAAAGAGCTGTCCGCAAAGAGGCGGGCAAAGCTGAATGCCCTGGCCCGGAAGTACCGGGTGGATGCAGAGCATGCAGATGGCAAGAGGTTTTTCAGGCAGCTGCTGATGCATGTGGATAAGGTCCCGGTCCCCCTGGCGCTGGTTCAGGCAGCCAAGGAGTCCGGCTGGGGGACATCCTACTTTGCCCGCAAAGGGAACAATCTGTTCGGACAATGGTGCTTCAGCCAGGGGTGCGGTCTGGTCCCCAGAAGACGGCCCCAGGGTGCGAACTACGAGGTCCAGTCCTTCGAGGATGTCTCGGAGTCTGTGCAGAGCTATATCCACAACCTGAACTCCAATCCAGCCTATGAGGAGCTGCGGAAGCTCAGGTACCGGATGCGTCTGGCCGGCAAGGATCCGGATGCCCAGCTTATGGCCGAGGGGCTGGAAAACTATTCCCAGGTGGGCAGACAATATATTGAGGCTGTACAGAAGATGATTAGGGGCAATGAGAAGTTCCTGGGCATTCACGGCTCAATTGCCGCGTCCTAG
- a CDS encoding glycine betaine ABC transporter substrate-binding protein, translating to MRSTVQTLAGILICAAMLVCLTDNGAAEGQAVRIGYVKWSDAIAASNVVKAVLEQEMGRRCILVPLQAEEVWLATASRDIDGFVCAWLPSLHQNYYGKVGSHVLDLGPNLRGTRVGLVVPEYVSISSIDQLQEHALRFGGKIVGIDPGAGIMRLTRKALAEYGIEGMELVSGSGAAMTRTLEEKIANHEWVVVTGWTPHWKFARWDLKYLRDPRAVYGGPEAIHSVVRRGLLKDMPRVYRFLDRFSWSPDDIHRVMQMIQESGDPYASAAGWVEENPTRVRAWIPK from the coding sequence ATGCGAAGCACTGTGCAGACCTTAGCCGGCATTCTGATCTGCGCTGCAATGCTGGTGTGCCTTACGGACAATGGGGCAGCAGAAGGACAAGCAGTGCGGATCGGGTATGTGAAATGGTCCGATGCCATTGCCGCTTCCAATGTGGTCAAGGCTGTCCTGGAGCAAGAGATGGGCCGAAGGTGCATTCTGGTCCCCCTGCAGGCGGAGGAGGTCTGGCTGGCCACAGCCAGCAGGGATATCGACGGCTTTGTCTGTGCCTGGCTGCCCAGCCTGCACCAGAACTACTACGGCAAGGTGGGTTCCCATGTCCTTGATCTGGGGCCCAATCTGCGGGGGACCAGGGTGGGGCTGGTTGTCCCGGAATATGTGAGCATCAGCTCCATAGATCAACTGCAGGAGCATGCCCTGCGATTCGGCGGGAAGATCGTGGGCATCGATCCAGGCGCAGGTATCATGCGGCTGACCAGAAAGGCGCTTGCAGAATACGGCATAGAAGGCATGGAGCTGGTCTCAGGCAGCGGGGCGGCGATGACCAGGACCCTGGAGGAGAAAATCGCAAACCATGAGTGGGTGGTGGTCACCGGCTGGACGCCCCACTGGAAGTTTGCCAGGTGGGATCTGAAGTATCTGCGGGATCCCAGAGCGGTCTATGGAGGACCGGAGGCCATTCATTCCGTGGTCAGAAGGGGGCTGCTCAAGGATATGCCCAGGGTCTACCGCTTCCTGGATAGATTCAGCTGGAGTCCGGACGATATTCACCGGGTTATGCAGATGATCCAGGAAAGCGGGGATCCGTATGCAAGTGCCGCCGGCTGGGTGGAAGAGAATCCAACGCGGGTTCGGGCCTGGATTCCAAAGTGA
- a CDS encoding LA_2272 family surface repeat-containing protein — protein sequence MSGFQKGCACAVLVVLMAVLGLASTASAETRAFQASLTPDIAVHDRGTMIEGLSLQIWGENPQKALSLGIVSGSTGQSSGFSWSLLANYADSYKGVHWAFVNYTKQDFLGWQSGAINYTDQRLKGVQTGFVNYARNFKGVQLGLINFAETADSGLQLGLGNIISENRWFKEFPNAVAPGMVFVNWRF from the coding sequence ATGTCAGGATTTCAGAAAGGATGCGCTTGTGCGGTGCTGGTTGTACTCATGGCGGTGCTGGGTCTTGCTTCAACAGCCTCAGCCGAGACCAGGGCCTTTCAGGCCAGCTTGACCCCGGACATCGCCGTCCATGACCGGGGTACGATGATCGAGGGGCTGAGCCTGCAGATTTGGGGCGAAAACCCCCAGAAGGCCCTTTCCCTGGGAATTGTCAGCGGGAGCACTGGGCAAAGCTCGGGCTTCAGCTGGAGTCTGCTGGCCAACTATGCGGACAGCTACAAAGGCGTGCACTGGGCCTTCGTCAACTATACAAAACAGGACTTTCTGGGCTGGCAGAGCGGAGCGATCAACTACACAGACCAGCGGCTTAAGGGCGTGCAGACCGGATTCGTCAATTATGCCCGCAACTTCAAAGGGGTTCAGCTTGGACTGATCAACTTTGCAGAGACCGCTGATTCCGGCCTGCAGCTCGGGCTGGGGAATATAATCAGCGAAAACAGATGGTTTAAGGAATTTCCCAATGCTGTGGCTCCGGGCATGGTCTTTGTCAACTGGCGGTTCTAG
- the arfB gene encoding alternative ribosome rescue aminoacyl-tRNA hydrolase ArfB, which translates to MQSGALHIAPNLTLPLSELEMSAVRSSGPGGQNVNAVATAVQLRLNVQNSSLPEEIKEALLRVGGKKITKEGVLVIKAQTARTQEGNRREALRRLTELIRRAADRPRPRRPTRPPKAANKRRLEHKKHRRRIKALRGRIDRDED; encoded by the coding sequence ATGCAATCCGGCGCGCTGCACATCGCCCCGAACCTCACCCTGCCCCTGTCTGAGCTGGAAATGAGCGCGGTGCGCTCCAGCGGACCAGGAGGGCAGAATGTGAATGCGGTGGCTACCGCTGTGCAGTTGCGGCTGAATGTGCAGAACTCTTCCCTCCCGGAGGAAATCAAGGAGGCTCTGCTGCGGGTGGGAGGGAAGAAGATAACCAAGGAAGGGGTACTGGTGATCAAGGCCCAGACCGCCAGGACCCAGGAAGGCAACCGGCGGGAGGCCCTGCGCCGGCTCACGGAACTTATCCGCCGGGCTGCGGACAGGCCCAGGCCCCGCCGTCCGACCCGGCCTCCAAAAGCGGCCAATAAGCGCCGATTGGAGCACAAGAAGCACCGCCGGCGGATCAAGGCCCTGCGGGGGCGGATTGACCGGGATGAGGACTAA
- a CDS encoding Crp/Fnr family transcriptional regulator — MHNASRSCGPPIIRHQGANRVWREVLHLGTRCTFPAGHVQPGIPGEGLYFLTQGTVRLAYTSLDGQERVVLIIGQDSLFNEIPSLKSQVTPGVGFQCIEPVEAWRFPVSLLTDQEFISAYPHLISNLLQSMAIKSTSLFSHATEGILCSTPRRLCQVLLSMAQNRQHFGLSQTDVANMLGVHQTTIARSVRTLRKQGIIGRFTKKELQILDQERLAAIAEGRLELGEEG; from the coding sequence ATGCACAATGCCAGCAGATCCTGCGGACCGCCGATTATCCGGCATCAGGGGGCAAACCGGGTCTGGAGGGAAGTCCTTCACCTGGGGACCCGGTGCACATTTCCGGCGGGTCACGTCCAGCCCGGCATTCCGGGTGAGGGATTGTATTTTTTGACCCAGGGAACCGTGCGCCTGGCCTATACCTCCCTGGACGGACAGGAGCGGGTTGTGCTCATTATCGGGCAGGACAGCCTGTTCAACGAAATCCCGTCCCTGAAATCACAAGTGACCCCCGGGGTGGGGTTTCAGTGCATTGAGCCGGTGGAGGCCTGGCGCTTCCCGGTCTCTTTGCTCACCGATCAGGAGTTTATTTCCGCTTATCCTCATTTGATCAGCAACCTCCTGCAGTCCATGGCCATAAAGTCAACATCCCTGTTTTCCCATGCCACTGAAGGAATACTCTGCAGTACTCCCAGGAGGCTTTGCCAGGTCCTGCTCTCCATGGCTCAGAACAGGCAGCATTTCGGGCTGAGCCAGACCGATGTGGCCAATATGCTCGGGGTGCATCAGACCACAATAGCCCGCTCCGTGCGCACTTTGCGCAAACAGGGGATCATAGGCAGATTCACCAAGAAAGAGTTGCAGATCCTTGATCAGGAGCGGCTGGCAGCTATTGCCGAGGGCAGGCTGGAGCTCGGTGAAGAGGGGTGA
- a CDS encoding transporter gives MIWKVWPAALLCVAIAVALSSNALAADQKDSTSSIPRPAAGVSVYYASGGFTVPAGKFIGALNYRYADQDEWYEHTSSLSGDDSKKVGHLNCIKFRYGIAEDWDVRTATPYVHTEVDLENRDDFTVEGIGDTLIQLRHRFVSQRDGAPVDVSWDLGFQAPTGETGDRDPGTGAWGGLIGGGVTYLSGRHRLEADMSYVMFTEGDDDLTKGDRTRVNGHYAYAVTNRLDLGLECNFEWTQEDDIDGTDQGNDQKALYIGPKFNTKWKEYGLIFGGAVLGAAYRECERESLTEEWRVEAKLIKSF, from the coding sequence ATGATATGGAAAGTATGGCCTGCAGCCCTTTTGTGTGTAGCCATTGCTGTTGCTTTGAGCAGTAATGCCCTTGCCGCTGATCAGAAAGACAGTACTTCCAGTATTCCCAGGCCTGCTGCCGGAGTCAGCGTGTACTATGCATCAGGTGGATTTACTGTTCCGGCGGGAAAGTTTATCGGCGCCTTGAACTACAGGTATGCTGATCAGGATGAATGGTATGAGCACACATCCAGTCTCAGCGGAGATGATTCAAAGAAGGTGGGGCACTTGAACTGCATCAAGTTCAGATACGGGATTGCCGAGGACTGGGATGTGCGGACGGCGACTCCGTATGTACATACCGAAGTGGATTTGGAGAACCGTGATGATTTTACCGTGGAAGGGATTGGAGACACCTTGATCCAGCTGCGGCACAGGTTCGTGTCTCAAAGGGACGGGGCTCCGGTGGATGTGTCCTGGGACCTTGGGTTTCAGGCTCCCACAGGAGAGACAGGGGACAGGGATCCCGGAACCGGGGCCTGGGGCGGGCTCATCGGTGGAGGGGTGACCTATCTGTCCGGGCGGCACCGCTTGGAAGCGGATATGAGCTACGTGATGTTCACTGAGGGAGACGATGACCTGACCAAGGGGGACAGGACCAGGGTCAACGGCCATTACGCCTATGCAGTGACCAACAGGCTGGATCTGGGTCTGGAGTGCAACTTTGAGTGGACCCAGGAGGACGACATCGACGGCACCGATCAGGGCAATGACCAGAAAGCCCTGTATATCGGACCGAAGTTCAACACCAAGTGGAAGGAGTACGGGCTCATTTTTGGCGGGGCCGTGCTGGGGGCTGCCTATCGGGAATGTGAACGCGAGTCCCTGACAGAAGAATGGAGAGTTGAAGCCAAGCTGATCAAGTCATTCTAG